The proteins below come from a single Erysipelothrix piscisicarius genomic window:
- the rpoB gene encoding DNA-directed RNA polymerase subunit beta, whose product MEKNQVYSVKKFGNKATRRDYSQVSGTLELPNLVEIQTDAYEWFKNEGLFEVFNEIYPIQSYNENVKLKFIDYSFGEPKYNVDECRSREANYAAPLRATMRLEVINKQTGEVIEKEEEVFLGDLPLMTETGTFIINGAERVIVSQIVRSPGAYFKSENDDKTGRDTFMSELIPSRGTWLEFMSDDRKAANGRVINMKVDRKRTIVSTILFKSFGLSLDLQEGEDAFDTHSFKTFLNAMNLPVYDEWEEIDSEKREFLTLYALLYTAFFGNYPEIVNSLVLDKTVTFEDSLRVMYENQRADEIPTTDGAINLMNAKFLDPRRYDLNKAGRYKIHKKLEVYNRVNGTVLTRDIKDINGNVVFEKGTHITRRDDVLKLRDVLREGGHMNVFPLKNIFSAPDVSDIKVDGTVHLVGRILSKDVDGDDFEFERGTVLTAQDLETLKGETIQIYTGIMGKEVVVTKDNVWAVLNYSQRLYTVGRILDASGADMMSAKGNLIADRFTPNYNVPKINKTNEKLIVDSLEDGPVTMWLVGAAIQELFVAHEDDHEEIVKIVGIDPLLEKTTIVASDIYATYSYFLNFIDGVGNEDDIDQLGNRRIRTVGELIQNQFRIGLSRMERVVKERMSISSDSSNLTPKNLTNVRPLTAMVKEFFSSSQLSQFMDQLNPLAELTNKRRISALGPGGLTRDRAGFEVRDVHTSHYGRICPIETPEGPNIGLISNLTSYGKIDKYGFIQTPYRIVTPDGTVTEDIIYLSADDEFEYVIAQANEVQDHKLVNEEVVVRYRGENILAHRDTVELIDVSPKQIVSVATAAIPFLENDDASRALMGANMQRQAVPLLKPNSPFVGTGIEHRIAKDSGSAVICHEDGIVSYVDANRVIVNGVSGKERTYLLQKFRRSNQGTCINQKPLVALGEKVSNGDILADGPSMQNGELALGQNVTVAFMTWNGYNYEDAIIMSERLVKEDVYTSIHIEEYTLEVRETKLGPEEITRDIPNVSEVACRHLDARGIVMIGAEVKEGDILVGKVTPKGQSEISPEEKLLLAIFGEKSREVRDNSLKVPHGGSGIVQDIKIFSRAEGHDLPPGVSESVKVYIVQKRKIHEGDKMAGRHGNKGVISKILPVEDMPYMEDGTPVDIMLNPLGVPSRMNIGQILELHLGIAAKNLNIKFATSVFDGIETDELFNIMKEGNVSPDGKMVLYDGQTGERYDERISVGVMYMLKLSHMIDDKLHARATGPYSLVTQQPLGGKAQNGGQRFGEMEVWALYAYGAANTLQEILTIKSDDVNGRTKTYAAIQNGEDIPEPGIPESFRVLKHELQALALDVKFLDQNKEEIKESLVDGDEEVASAPSQDVPQPEIVVEIEETNEVESLNLDEQA is encoded by the coding sequence ATGGAGAAAAACCAAGTATATAGTGTAAAGAAATTTGGTAATAAGGCTACCCGTCGTGATTATTCTCAAGTTAGTGGAACCTTAGAATTGCCTAATTTGGTAGAAATTCAAACGGATGCGTATGAATGGTTTAAAAACGAGGGACTCTTTGAAGTTTTTAACGAAATCTATCCTATTCAAAGCTATAATGAAAATGTAAAACTAAAGTTCATTGATTATTCATTTGGTGAACCTAAATATAACGTAGACGAATGTCGATCACGCGAAGCAAACTATGCTGCGCCACTTCGAGCAACAATGCGTCTAGAAGTAATTAACAAACAAACTGGTGAAGTGATTGAAAAAGAAGAAGAGGTGTTCCTCGGGGATCTTCCTTTAATGACTGAAACAGGTACCTTTATTATTAATGGAGCGGAACGAGTTATTGTTTCGCAAATTGTGCGTTCTCCTGGAGCGTATTTTAAGTCTGAAAATGATGATAAAACGGGTCGTGACACGTTCATGTCCGAATTAATTCCAAGTCGTGGTACTTGGTTAGAATTTATGAGTGATGATCGTAAAGCGGCTAATGGTCGTGTTATCAACATGAAAGTTGACCGTAAGCGTACGATTGTATCCACAATTTTGTTCAAGTCTTTTGGTTTAAGTCTTGATTTACAAGAAGGTGAAGATGCATTTGATACACATTCATTTAAAACGTTCTTAAATGCTATGAATTTACCTGTTTATGATGAATGGGAAGAAATTGATAGTGAGAAACGTGAATTCTTAACTTTATATGCGTTACTCTATACAGCATTCTTTGGAAACTATCCTGAGATTGTGAACTCATTAGTATTAGATAAGACTGTTACGTTTGAAGATTCATTACGTGTAATGTATGAAAACCAACGTGCTGATGAAATCCCTACAACTGACGGTGCTATCAACTTGATGAACGCGAAGTTCTTAGATCCACGCCGTTATGACCTTAATAAAGCAGGTCGTTATAAAATTCATAAAAAACTTGAAGTTTACAATCGTGTAAATGGAACCGTTCTTACAAGGGATATCAAAGATATTAACGGTAATGTTGTTTTTGAAAAAGGAACACATATTACACGTCGTGATGATGTCTTAAAATTACGTGATGTATTACGCGAAGGCGGACACATGAATGTATTCCCACTTAAGAATATCTTCTCGGCACCCGATGTAAGTGATATCAAGGTTGATGGAACCGTGCATTTAGTTGGACGTATCTTATCGAAAGATGTTGATGGTGATGATTTTGAATTTGAACGCGGAACGGTTCTTACTGCACAAGATCTTGAGACCTTAAAAGGCGAAACGATTCAAATTTACACAGGGATCATGGGTAAAGAAGTTGTGGTAACAAAAGATAACGTATGGGCAGTGTTAAACTACTCACAACGTTTATATACTGTTGGACGTATTCTTGATGCTTCTGGAGCAGATATGATGTCTGCAAAAGGAAATCTAATCGCTGATCGTTTCACACCAAATTACAACGTACCTAAAATTAATAAAACAAATGAAAAACTTATTGTTGATTCATTAGAAGATGGCCCCGTAACAATGTGGTTAGTCGGAGCAGCAATACAAGAATTGTTTGTTGCGCATGAAGATGATCATGAAGAAATTGTGAAGATTGTTGGTATTGATCCATTACTTGAAAAAACAACAATCGTAGCATCAGATATTTATGCTACATATTCATATTTCTTAAACTTCATTGATGGTGTTGGTAATGAAGACGATATTGACCAATTAGGTAACCGTCGTATTCGTACAGTTGGAGAATTAATCCAAAATCAATTCCGAATCGGTTTAAGCCGTATGGAACGTGTTGTTAAGGAACGTATGTCAATCTCTTCAGATTCATCGAACCTAACACCCAAAAATCTTACAAACGTTCGTCCATTGACCGCAATGGTTAAAGAGTTCTTCTCTTCATCCCAATTGTCACAATTTATGGACCAATTAAACCCACTTGCTGAACTTACAAACAAACGTCGTATTTCAGCTTTAGGACCGGGTGGACTTACACGTGACCGTGCTGGTTTCGAAGTTCGAGATGTTCATACATCACACTACGGTCGTATTTGTCCAATCGAAACACCTGAAGGACCAAATATCGGGTTGATTTCGAACTTAACGTCATATGGAAAAATTGACAAGTATGGTTTTATTCAAACACCATACCGAATCGTTACTCCAGATGGAACCGTTACTGAAGATATTATTTATCTATCTGCAGACGATGAGTTTGAATATGTTATTGCGCAAGCGAACGAAGTGCAAGATCACAAACTTGTGAACGAAGAAGTTGTTGTTCGTTACCGTGGTGAAAATATTCTTGCCCACCGTGACACTGTAGAACTTATTGACGTGAGTCCTAAACAAATTGTTTCTGTTGCGACTGCGGCGATTCCATTCTTGGAAAATGATGATGCTTCTCGTGCTCTCATGGGTGCCAACATGCAACGTCAAGCTGTTCCGCTTTTAAAACCGAACTCACCATTTGTTGGTACTGGTATTGAACACCGTATTGCAAAGGATTCAGGGAGTGCGGTAATCTGTCATGAAGACGGAATCGTTTCTTATGTTGATGCAAACCGCGTTATTGTAAACGGAGTATCAGGAAAAGAACGTACATATTTATTACAAAAATTCAGACGATCAAACCAAGGAACATGTATTAACCAAAAACCTTTAGTGGCTCTTGGTGAAAAAGTTTCAAATGGTGACATCCTTGCGGATGGTCCATCCATGCAAAATGGTGAGCTTGCTCTTGGTCAAAACGTTACAGTCGCATTTATGACTTGGAACGGATATAACTATGAAGATGCGATCATCATGAGTGAACGTCTTGTAAAAGAAGATGTCTATACATCAATTCATATTGAAGAATATACACTTGAAGTTCGTGAGACAAAACTTGGACCTGAAGAAATTACCCGTGATATACCAAACGTAAGTGAAGTTGCATGCCGTCATCTTGATGCACGCGGAATCGTTATGATTGGGGCTGAAGTTAAAGAAGGCGATATCCTAGTGGGTAAAGTAACACCTAAAGGACAAAGCGAAATTTCTCCAGAAGAAAAATTATTACTTGCAATCTTTGGTGAAAAATCCCGTGAAGTACGAGATAACTCACTTAAAGTTCCACACGGTGGATCAGGTATTGTTCAAGATATCAAGATTTTTAGCCGCGCGGAAGGACATGACTTGCCACCTGGAGTAAGTGAATCTGTTAAGGTTTACATCGTTCAAAAACGTAAAATCCATGAAGGTGACAAGATGGCTGGACGTCACGGTAATAAAGGGGTTATCTCTAAGATTCTTCCTGTAGAAGATATGCCATACATGGAAGATGGTACACCTGTTGATATTATGCTTAACCCTCTTGGGGTTCCAAGTCGTATGAACATTGGACAAATCTTAGAATTACATCTGGGTATTGCAGCGAAGAACTTAAATATTAAGTTTGCTACAAGTGTTTTCGATGGTATTGAAACAGATGAACTGTTTAATATCATGAAAGAAGGTAACGTTTCACCTGATGGTAAGATGGTACTTTATGATGGACAAACTGGTGAGCGTTATGATGAACGTATTTCAGTAGGTGTTATGTACATGCTTAAGTTATCACATATGATTGATGATAAACTTCATGCTCGTGCAACAGGACCTTACTCACTTGTTACCCAACAACCACTTGGTGGTAAAGCACAAAATGGTGGACAAAGATTTGGAGAGATGGAAGTTTGGGCACTCTATGCTTATGGAGCTGCAAACACACTTCAAGAAATCCTTACCATTAAGTCCGATGACGTAAATGGACGTACAAAGACTTATGCCGCTATTCAAAATGGTGAAGATATTCCAGAACCTGGAATTCCAGAATCATTCCGAGTACTTAAACATGAACTCCAAGCACTTGCACTTGATGTGAAATTCTTGGACCAAAACAAAGAAGAAATCAAAGAAAGTCTTGTAGATGGTGATGAAGAAGTTGCTTCAGCACCATCACAAGATGTTCCGCAACCAGAAATTGTTGTGGAAATCGAAGAAACTAATGAGGTTGAATCACTAAACCTTGATGAGCAAGCGTAG